The genomic stretch ATGCCATTGTAAACACTACGTATAATATACGAGGGGACATAAGTTGACATACAGGTCAAAGTGCAAGTAACGTGAGACTTTCATTCACTCAATTACGTTATACATACAATTCTAGATCTCGAAGAGATGCTATTTTAAGATGACGAACACTCAAGAACCTAAAATATGACGTTAGCTAGGGGTATTACACACCTTATATATAGCCGTATGTGACGAGTTTGTTCCTGGGAATCTTGGTAAGCGATACTTTAATGCTAAATTCCTCGGGCCGAACCGGTGTAGACAAACGAGTTACTTCATATTAGCTGCGCTCCGACTGATTTACCACCTTTAACCTCTTTCCCGGTCTTTTGGATTTTCTCAAGAACGGTTTCATATGCCAAATCCGTTTGCACATCCACCGTTTGCTTCTCTAGGGAAACGTCAAATTTGGTCACTTCGGGCTCCATTCTTGTCAAAACTTTGCTAATTGCGTTTGAGCAGGCCGAGCACGTCATCACGACGTCGAACTGGTAGTGGTTGCTCATTCTGGGGGGTTGCGGGTTTTCCTATACACTCTGTAAACTACAACAACTAGAAGTGATAGACCAACTGGAGGGGTAATGCGACTCAGAGACACAagtttttttatataaCGACTCACAGCATCGCAGATGACCGAATTGCACCTTAATTTGCATTTTCTATTTTTTAAGTCCGTTATTTTAACAACTTGCAGCGATACCATAAAACCAGCAGGTAGCTCAATAGAAAAAGACTATAACTTGACGTTTATACGATTCAATATACAGCATCCTTTGATAGTGTTTCTTTGCTTGatttttggtttttggTTTTACTTCTCGACTTACAAACATAAAACAGTTCACTCATCCTCTAGAGTGGTTTCTCTTATCTCATGAATATCTGCAATAGCATCTCTTCTCAGAGGAGTATCTGCGAAAAGCAACGTAATCCATTGTACAATTTCCTGCG from Huiozyma naganishii CBS 8797 chromosome 6, complete genome encodes the following:
- the ATX1 gene encoding copper metallochaperone ATX1 (similar to Saccharomyces cerevisiae ATX1 (YNL259C); ancestral locus Anc_1.98) is translated as MSNHYQFDVVMTCSACSNAISKVLTRMEPEVTKFDVSLEKQTVDVQTDLAYETVLEKIQKTGKEVKGGKSVGAQLI